The nucleotide window ACGTACGGACCCGGTCACAGAGTCTATGGCGAAGCGAGGGGCCTGCTCGCTGATGATTTGGTAGCGGATGTCTGCATTTATACCGGAGTCAGCATCAGTGGCCTAACGGaagttgttaaaaatataactcaaTTTTAAATGGGTTGTCAACAAAGAAACTAATATGGTATTGATTTACTTAATCagctaattattaaaatatttgttaaattatggaaacaaaaaactaaattagtTTTGTATATTGTAGGTATGTTAAAATTGGAAATGATATTATCATCTACTTCatttgtaaagaaaaagagtttaatatttttgtttgtaatatactTACTAGAAGTTGGACTACTTGGTAACCAAATGCAGCAGTTGTAGGTATTGCTGTTACTAATGGTCTTCCACCATTTACAAACCTCGGAGCATTGTCATTTACATCCTTAATACGAACAATTACTTTAACGTCATACTTGCTCATCCCTTCAAGCATATCATCTGATACCGGATAGATCATATGAGGCATATCTCTACTTATTTTTTGCCTTTCCGCCCTAACAATAACTTCATAAACCTCCTTTTGCTCTCTATCAGGACTCCTAACTAAATATAATGTCCCATTTCTAGGGtcaattataaatgttttcttaaTGTCAGCATCATcttcattcaaaataaaatacttcatcttaaaattttcataatattcaGTCAAATTAAGCGTGACTAGTTCTACGGGTGTAACAACATTCTCTTCTATTTCCAATTCATAATATCTAGAAATGAATACTGGCTTGTCTGACATCTCTATTTCATCAGGTAAATCTGTTACCGTGAGCATTAAAATAGCTGTAGAACTAAGACTAGGAGAGCCTAAATCTGAAGCTACTATGGTTACGTTATGAAGAGATTGAGTTTCATAATCTAATCTTCCAGTGGTTGTTATTACTCCGTCTTTGGAATCAATGGTAAAAAGATTTAACTGATTTTTTCGCTGTGGtaaactaaacaaaattaatccaTTTCCATTGCCAATAAAATCTGAGTCATTAGCAAACACTTTAGCAACTGAAGTTCCGATAGGCGCGTTTTCTGGTATAGTAGCTTTGTACACTGGTAACATCATTACTGATTCGAAATTATGGTTCGATATTTCATCTGCTTCCGGATGTTTCCATTCCAATAAATCATCATAATTGTAAAATCTAGGAGCGTTATCGTTTACATCTAAAACTTGGACTTCGACACTAACTGAAGAAGATAATTTATTGTCTGGGCCGTTATCTCTAGCTACTACAGTTAAAAGATATTTGTCTTCTTTCTCTCTGTCAAGTTCACCGTTTACACTGAAAACCCCCGTTAATGGCGATATTTCAAATGGTATTTCTTTGCCTGATGGATGAATGAAGTAAGTCAAGTTTGCATTTTGCCCATAATCACTATCAGTAGCGTCAACCTTACCTAAAACCTTCCTTGTATATTGTGCTTCTTCCACATTGAAAGTATACCAGGATTTTTTGAACATTGGGTAATGATCATTTAcatctttaatataaaatctgATTGAGATATGATCACTTAATTCACCGCCATCTATGGCCGAAATATTTAATCTGAATTCCGACTCAGGTGGCAATGTTCTCGCAACAATTATTTGACCATGTCGttcatttataacaaaatatcttttaatatGTAAACTACTGGAAGGTATTTCTTGTGGTGGTATAAAAACTTCTGATATAAATTCATATCTCACTTGGCCATTTGTTCCACTATCTAAATCAATTGCATCTAATTTAAGTATTGTTGATCCAATTGCAATATTTTCCGGAACTAAAAATAATGGTCCTAGCTCATCAACTCTCgatgcatatttatttttggggTTAGCAATAGAGTTTGAGATAACACCGGTCaccatattctttttttcttgatATATTTTCACTGGAGCATCTTCATCAGCCTCTAATAATTCAATATTCTCACCGGAAGGTATAATAAGTTGTCTGTATTTTGGCCCATTATCATTTTCATCtaaaatattgatgattagTTTTGCTTCTGAACTCAAACTTCCCTTATCTCTAGCAACAATTTTTAGTAAGTAAGAACTCTTATCTTCtctatcaattttatttccaacAAACGTCACGGCACCAGTGTCTTTATCGACTTCAAACATTTCATGTCCTGCTCCAAAAagtgtatacataaataaagcatTTGGACCCACATCAGCATCTTTGGCCTTGATTTTGTTTGTCATTTTGACTTCAGTTccactttttgaattttcagGGATAAATCCTTCATAAGATGGCATTTCAAATACTGGAGGGTTATCGTTTTCATCATCTACGTTTATTGTTACTTGATAAATACCAGCGCCAGAAATCATTCCTTTCTTGAATTCAGCTATTACTGTTAAGCTGTAAGTATCTCTTTTTTCTCTATCCAAAGGTCTTTGAGCAAAAATTGTTCCATCTTGAcctaaaatcatatttattattaaaaataaacatattatctagatccataaaaaaatttattgaattgacttaaagaaattaatttattgataccTATAGCTATATCATCTGATACATCTTGCTGATTTGCGATGATAAATCTTATATTTCCAGTAGCGTTAACAGGTAAAGCACTGATGTTGACTGGGAAAATTTGACCAATATTAGCACCTGCTACATTTTCTTTGACATGAAAAACGAGCGGTTTTCTTGCTCCTCTGTAAGAAAATGCAATTATcacacttttaataaatattttaacgatAACTcgtaaaatcaaaattaaatgaaaaactgaaataaaattcataatgcGAATACTGATTccgaatttcaaaattaaatataataataaataatgagcTCCATGTTTCTTTACAAAGTAACAACTTAATCTTATTTCCTAAGCACACAagcttattaaaatgaaacataaacttttactttaataAGACACCTCTCTCGTCGTTCACATCTACCACGTGTATTGTCGTGTTTGTGGATATAGTAATGTTGGAATTTTCTTGCATAGCTACGGCTTCAAAGTCATAAATAGGACGATTGAATTTGGATAGCTCTTCAATCACTGTTATGACACCAGATTTCTCTTCCACTGCAAATGGCACTGGAAaaggtataatataataatgaataaagctACCCAAAACATCTCTTTGAACAAGGAGATGTTAAAACAGGGCAAAATGAAAGAGGTGAATTTTAAGATCCATTAAAGATGATAGATTATCAGTAAGTAATTTAGGATACCCACCTCCGTCTTCGTAACTATGTAATAAGTCGtacgatgcttcacttttATCCATAGCATCATTGATACGTATCTGTCCCACGCTTGTTCCAATACCAACATTGGATCCAACCCAAAATTCGTATGGTGCTCCGATAAATCCAGGTTTATCAGATTTTGAACCttaaaatttagttaaataaCTTCAGcatctttaaaaattaaaatgtattgacATGGGCAGCaaaatgattgttttttttcttataaaagtgTATATGTTAGTTTTACCTTTATTTCCTCTAAGAACATCAATAGTTACTACAGCTAAAGAATATCTTCTTTCACTAGGATTAGCAGGTTGATCCGAAGcttcaataaacaaagcatgtCTTCCTTCAATGATCGGGGTTTCAGCTACAGTGACAGCTCCAGTTTTGGCATCTACTAAAAACGGCGATGTAATGGTCAAATTACTTGTTCTTTGCAAATCGTAGAAAACCATTCCATTTCTACCCAAATCTGGATCAACAGCTTTCACTTTGCCAATGAATGCACCGATTTTCGCATTAGATTTAATACTAAATTCGTATAGATTACTTGGAACAAACACTGGGTTATTATCATTGGCATCTAGCAATGTAACTTCAACAGTTACAAAAGACATTATTTGTCTTGCATCTTCGAAATATTCGACATTTTCCGTTTTGCTTCCTATTTTGTCAgggaatatgtatgtagttctgTCTTTGTATGAAGGTCTGGGGGTAATAGGCGTTCGGCGCCATTTTGATTGCCTCTGTTTATCGTAGAGTGCCCCAACTACGCtaggatttttttctttggcaTATACTTTCATTCGTAGATATGAATGCGCTTCTCTATCAAGAACCGTCTGAAAAAAACCACgagtaaaatattaagaaaattaaaattgcgaTGTGAGTCACAAAAATttcaatcttttatttttacgtgcCAACTAGCTGAAGGCTCTAAAATAATTGAACTTAATCAATGATGTCAAcgtagatttaaaataattcacacaaagaatttctatcagttatgataaaaaaaggaattaattGAAAGATACCTGGTTCTTAACAGTGAGCCAACCGGACCTCTGGTCAATAGAAAAGGCCCCTTTAGGGTCATTTAACTGGTAAGTGAATTCCCCATTATCGCCCTGGTCTTTGTCTGCGGCCATAACTTGCAGGACACTGAAACCtgaaacagaaaataaaataaaacaaaatcagcatcttttttttttttatttattatcatccaTACTTCTATACCAACCCCTACTTTCATATCCATAATCCCACATTTACATTGTGGCGTCATCACTAATGTCACACACTAACCGCAAGGGGTacgtgtacatacataatgtattgatcctttttgtttcatttcatttcaatacTCTAATAGATTAAAATAAGTTACTTCTCGGTACAGAATtcgaaatattattaattcgatttttttgaaagtaaatatCTATTTTGACCTCGTTAATATTAGAAACTCACGTAAGAAACTTAGAAAGTAAGTTATTATAAggaacttttaattaattaattaatctctCACGCGTTCCTTTAATCAGGCTATAACAGAGCCTACATGAATCAAAAGAAGTCttaacaaagtttttttttaattaatacttaagTATCTTCTTACATACAAACGTATATACaatacagtcttgaaaagactgaactgCCACGTTCACGTTTGCGTAAgctgatgtttttttttaatttttagtactgactagaggccacccgcgacttcgtccgtgtggaaaCTCAATCAATCCCGCTGGAACTCCGGGATGGAAAGTAGCCTACATGTTATTCTGTGTCACCCGCAAGGTTTAAAAAAGTGATTTGTATATGTGCGTTTAATACCGTAGTAGATACCTTAATTCTGATtactatttgtttgtaaaatttcaGAGTAATTCGTTTAGTGGTTCAGACAGTACATTTTAGGCAATGGCGGCCAACTTTTCCAATAATGTTCAGATTAACAATCGTATTTGTAATATCAATAAGCATTagtaacttaatttattttttgtagatatagTCCATGCATTCCTcaattttagataaattttctttttttcattcataattattttatttactaatttatgtacacagaaaacatcgagactgataaacacaagaaacaaaattacagaggttctgcttatttcaaaagaaatctcttccagcagacccgagattttattttattggaatcAAATGTTGACAAATGATAAGTTACTACTTACAGTTTAATtgacataataatatcatcatttaattaagagttaattaatttgtctTAAGTGACTtatgtgtaattttataaaaaataataatttgcatgCTATAATTAATGGCTGATCAGgaggaaattatattttatactacaCCGTAATcataagcaaataaatattctattctattctagacTCTATATCTAATCAGTTCTCATttcaactaaaaaaaataataacttttgttaaaatatcctaattttttgaagtcggttaaatttctGAAACCTTCTTCTAAGtttaacaaacactttcctgaaaactgcatcaaaatcgttCGGAGAAACGAGAGATAATAGCGGAAAAACATacatcttacatacatatattatttgctAAACTTAGAACCACCTTTTTAAAAACCTCCAATCATTAGAGTGTaccattttcataaatatcagatttacatacataggtacacacatatggtcacgtctatatcccttgcggggtagacagagccaacagtcttgcgaAGACTTACGCTGACTTACTTATATCAGATTTACGCTTTGAAAATTACCTTTTACACTTCCTCCTATCTTATCTTTAACGATCCTCAGCTTAGGAGCccgggattctttttatggtttccaattaattatacatacatacatatgatcacgtctatatcccttgcggcgtagacagagccaacattcttgaaaagactgaatggccacattcagctatttggcttaatgatagaattgagattcaaatagtgacaggttgctaacccatcgcctaaagaagaatcccaagtttgtaagcctatcccttagtcgccttttacgacatccatgggaaagagatggagtggtcctattcttttttgtattggtgccgggaaccacacggcacaattaattatacacattattattatcctaACTTTATAGCCGATGCAAAGTCTAGGTAGTCTGAATAACTTAACTCTTAAAATATTCAACCCAAAGATGACGGAAATGATAAGTGGACGCCTTATTAAAAGTCAGCAAGAGTGACAATAAACTTCCAACACGAGTTTGcacttataaactttatgaaGCAATTCACTCGACTTTTCGAGAGGTTGACTTGAAAATTACTAACTCAAGGGGTTTGATTCGTAAAGTCGTATCATCGTCATCCTTCTGAGACGATAATCcgatgatgtcgtaaaaaatcagttaacattatcataaaaatgcatcattctttaataattactattttaccaaaattacaatttcaatttccgtgtggttcccggcaccaatacaaaaaagaataggaccactccatctctttcccatggatgtcgtaaaggcaactaagggatagatttacaaacttggattatttttaggcgatgcgctagcaacctgtcactatttgaatctcaattctattattaagccaaacagctgaacgtggccattcagtctttacaagactgttggctctgtctaccccgcaaggcaatAAACATGCATAATcctaaataacaattatttattgctttattGTCTTACCGTTGGGCAGATTCTCCACAATGCTGATGTTATAGAAATCCACCTCAAACTCCGGCAGGTTATCATTTAGATCCAAAATTTCTATCTCGACCCGCGCCTGCGCAGTCTTCAGCGGGTTGTCTATTTGCGACGCCTGAATTTGCAGGATGAAAGTGTTTCCTGCAATATAAGATGGTAAAAATTAGTGAAATCTGTTCTCATTACCGATAAAGGATACCTCCATAACAATGTTATTGTACTTATTCTGGATCATGATAGCATTCATAACTTATTCTACCTTCCAATCCTGTCGATTATTGTAAACTCAGATACCTTCCATAATAGCGGAACTATTAGGCCAATTTTTCACTGTTGGCAAATTCCTAAGACTTGTGTTTTAAACCACGAGGCGAGATTTAAAGAGGTCTTATGTTTTATCCTTAAATTATCTGCTACGATGAAAAAGATGAAGTAAGATAATGacatcatctctttcccatgaatgtcgtcaAATGCTACTAAGGAATAGGGTTATATACtcaggattcttctttcaggcgacgggctagcaacctgtcactatattaaTCCCAATTCtcttagtcttttcaagactgttggctcggtcttcaccgcaaaggatatagacgtgattatatctatgtatgtaaaacgaAGACATCATTATATCCATACCTGGTAATCCAATTTCCGCGTCCAAATCAATTTCTTTATCCAAGTAGATGGTCCCATTCGACGGTTCCAAAGAGAAGAGTTTGCGTTCATTCCCTGACACTAGTTCGAATCTGAGAGGTACATTCAATCCTTCGTCCTGATCGAAGGCTCTGATTGGTTCCTCGAAGGTAAGTGGTAAATGGATGCGTTTACCCTGTGCAAATGAAGTAATGTTAATGTCAGTGAGCTattcttgccgtgtggttccctgcagtgccgtatggttcctgGCAACAATggataaaaagaataggaccactccatctctttcccatggatgccgtaagaggcgactaagggataggtttataaacttgggattcttcttttaggcgatgggctagcaacctgtcactatttgaatctcaattctatcattaaggcaaacagctgaacatggcctatctatctataaagacgtgattatatgtatgtacgaattGTAGTTATTCAAAGTGGATCAATTAAGATTATAATTAATAGCTAACCAAAATCGGATAAAATTCTGGCATTTGAGTCCTGTAGACATCCCGCGTGAACTTCGGAGGCAGGTCGTCACTGTCCTGGACTCTGACCAAAACACTTGTATTGGAACTCTTTTGTGGTGTTCCTCTGTCCTGGAAtataataggaaaaaaattaaaaaatccgAAGAAATTAAtggtaaattacaattaaatgttAACGATGATACAATTAAACGATATGAAACATTCGTTGTTGAAAATGAttcatcaaaaaatttatCATCACAGCACATTAC belongs to Amyelois transitella isolate CPQ chromosome 10, ilAmyTran1.1, whole genome shotgun sequence and includes:
- the LOC106135406 gene encoding cadherin-89D → MFAECCNFYPVGEYLKFVRIPENLEVGEEVLQVEVHPRKNLSLQPVDKEEDAQLFTYRDVNRTHVSVILAQSVDGLVDSDAPQNVVKFRLGCDFDTGDDLISAYLSVTVYIEDVNDNAPKFIDAPYHVVVDELTPTGLTIFKGIRAFDRDKPNTPNSDIQYSISAGDADGHFALESSHKPALILKKPLDYDAGDREFNLIITATDRGTPQKSSNTSVLVRVQDSDDLPPKFTRDVYRTQMPEFYPILGKRIHLPLTFEEPIRAFDQDEGLNVPLRFELVSGNERKLFSLEPSNGTIYLDKEIDLDAEIGLPGNTFILQIQASQIDNPLKTAQARVEIEILDLNDNLPEFEVDFYNISIVENLPNGFSVLQVMAADKDQGDNGEFTYQLNDPKGAFSIDQRSGWLTVKNQTVLDREAHSYLRMKVYAKEKNPSVVGALYDKQRQSKWRRTPITPRPSYKDRTTYIFPDKIGSKTENVEYFEDARQIMSFVTVEVTLLDANDNNPVFVPSNLYEFSIKSNAKIGAFIGKVKAVDPDLGRNGMVFYDLQRTSNLTITSPFLVDAKTGAVTVAETPIIEGRHALFIEASDQPANPSERRYSLAVVTIDVLRGNKGSKSDKPGFIGAPYEFWVGSNVGIGTSVGQIRINDAMDKSEASYDLLHSYEDGVPFAVEEKSGVITVIEELSKFNRPIYDFEAVAMQENSNITISTNTTIHVVDVNDERGVLLKGARKPLVFHVKENVAGANIGQIFPVNISALPVNATGNIRFIIANQQDVSDDIAIGQDGTIFAQRPLDREKRDTYSLTVIAEFKKGMISGAGIYQVTINVDDENDNPPVFEMPSYEGFIPENSKSGTEVKMTNKIKAKDADVGPNALFMYTLFGAGHEMFEVDKDTGAVTFVGNKIDREDKSSYLLKIVARDKGSLSSEAKLIINILDENDNGPKYRQLIIPSGENIELLEADEDAPVKIYQEKKNMVTGVISNSIANPKNKYASRVDELGPLFLVPENIAIGSTILKLDAIDLDSGTNGQVRYEFISEVFIPPQEIPSSSLHIKRYFVINERHGQIIVARTLPPESEFRLNISAIDGGELSDHISIRFYIKDVNDHYPMFKKSWYTFNVEEAQYTRKVLGKVDATDSDYGQNANLTYFIHPSGKEIPFEISPLTGVFSVNGELDREKEDKYLLTVVARDNGPDNKLSSSVSVEVQVLDVNDNAPRFYNYDDLLEWKHPEADEISNHNFESVMMLPVYKATIPENAPIGTSVAKVFANDSDFIGNGNGLILFSLPQRKNQLNLFTIDSKDGVITTTGRLDYETQSLHNVTIVASDLGSPSLSSTAILMLTVTDLPDEIEMSDKPVFISRYYELEIEENVVTPVELVTLNLTEYYENFKMKYFILNEDDADIKKTFIIDPRNGTLYLVRSPDREQKEVYEVIVRAERQKISRDMPHMIYPVSDDMLEGMSKYDVKVIVRIKDVNDNAPRFVNGGRPLVTAIPTTAAFGYQVVQLLATDADSGINADIRYQIISEQAPRFAIDSVTGSVRVVASLIRDAGKVFGFDVKATDKKGADDGKSAIANVFVYVLDENKQLVLVMGARPMEVEKEVGNITRTLTDLTGYDIRVRRLEASSKTGMDGAATDMYIYAVDPMSNAIIDMEVLQKSLLKREVDLRHELGGLKLLEVGGTSMVQARSGKLLSTMEISVVALACIVFVGACTTAICILCVRRSRRQRHKPYSQQHLNAFSTEHLTKYGGLFPSGANQCQELNQSYSEADSYMDVINHNVTKKICPHGNTVEDFGKAHQKCVNSEFNQKHERMCIKFNQRPLQKRKGQDTSITSVNSSGQDSGIAEAVRCPCGQSSLHTSEESSGCSYEDSLKSNHNQESRKSYHRSEAEHRFPRRASFAHHPVDSRPLHYRRQSFSENMQKHFPSFERVGSEIRLTKQMSTPNVSNLGQTYFMSSKQNLRRKEVVNEPMIDYDHSEGEDVFDTRIDRRPSGKNNKRKFMELGGQAAVFVATPAAAEIMRRQGSERLMFARPL